From Nitrospiria bacterium:
GAATACCATTATTTTTGGTGGGTTTACCGCACAAGAGGTTTTAATGGTTGCAGGAGTTGCGGTTGTTTTTTGGATAGCCATCAGAATAATGGTGAGGGTATTCAAGAAAAAAGAAAGCAGTCAAGTCTTCCAGTTTGTGGATTGTCTAAACTGCGATTGGCACGGAAAAGTGAGCAGGTATGCTGGACGTTGCCCTAAATGCAATCAGCCTTTAGGGGAACGGAAAGCACAGCACATTGCTTAAAAGGCAAATTACAATACCCATTGAAAATCATACCCAAACCGTTCCCGCAAAAATTCAACTGACAGATGGGAATCACCGGCCCTTATTCCCTATCTCCACCGGGCTCCTCGGTCATTTCACCTTCCATCTCTTCCCCCTCTTCTTCGGACGGCATGGGCTTTTCATCCATGGGTTCTCCCATTTCTGATGCAGGAGCTTCCATAGAAGGCATACCCTTTTCTTCCGCTTCTTCCTCCTTCGGTGTACAACCTAAAAAAGCCACGCCAAAAACTACAAAAGCACAGCACAAAAATAGTGACCCCTTTTTCATTATCCTGCTCATATGCGTTCCCTCCTTATGGTTGATTTACACTCTATATAGAAAGCGGAATAAAACCAAAAAACCGATACCATAAAGAAAAGAGTTGCCGAAAGAGGATTTGAACAAGAAAGGGAGTCTTGTCACCTCCTGCCTTCAATTGCAAATTCCCGGTGATGATACCCCATAAATGGAAGAGAAACAATGAGAAAAGATCAAATGATTTTTTGGTTTGGTTTTTCTAATTTATCTTGTTTTTTTACCCCTGGCTCTTTACCCATCGGTTAATTTTTTTTATACAACTAGACAAACCAAAAAACTCAATAAACAAGACAAACTAATTTAATCGGTCCTTACTGAAATTCGCTTAAAAAAATGAAATGATCAGAATTTTCTTAAGAGCCAAACAACCCTTTTGGTTAACCAGAGAGTTGTCTTTTTCCGACCCTTTTTACCATATCTTTACATAACCTTTATTTGTCCTTTAAAGAGAAAGAGCACTTTGGCCACAAGAGAGAGAAAACTTTAACAAAATGAATGCTGGATGGGTTGTTTCAACATCCAACTAAAGGAGGAAAACCAATGGCACCCGTGGGAGGATTTTTTGAATATGGGATTGCCGCATTACTGGGTGCAGCCGTAATGTTGGGGTTTAGCATTTGGTCTTTGGTAAAGATAGACCGGTAAGCCTTTTTCAATGAACTTGGTAGGAATCAATAGGCTCAGTTTCACACAAAAGCCCTTTTATCTGGCGCCTCCAAATTCCTGATCTTCCAATGTTGAGTTCACTAACCCCCTTGAATCGGCTATCCGATGCCCGCTCCATGACATGCACGGTCCCTATCAATGGGAAGTATGGGGCTTGAGGTTTCATGTCCCGATCATCAACTTGGGGAGACAGAAAGGTGATCCGGTCAGTACCTTGGCCACTTTTCATTATTTATCTGCCTTCCCAGGTAAAAGGAAATTAATGTATATGGATGGGGGGAAGGAAGCATCCCAAAGGAAGAGATTGAAAATAGGAAAAAAAGGAAGGAGGAGACCATGGAAAAATTTACAAAGGCGCTGAGTCTTTTCGGAATCGGTTGGGGAATGGTTTTTTCCGTTGGGATGGGGGACGTGTCCGCTCAAGGCCTTCATGTACGCGTGGACCCCGCAGATATTTCTCCAAGAACAACATTGATGGATGCCGGTTGGAACGGTCGTTACGCAGAAGTGCAGGACTTGGTGAAAAAGTCGGACGGCTACGTCAACATCCAAGACCCCAACGGAAGAACCCCTCTGATGGCCGCGTCCATTAATGGCCATGTTTCCGTCGCAGAAGTCCTTTTGGCCAGTGGTGCAAACGTCAATATCAAAGATAAGAATGGGGAAATGGCCTTGATGCACGCGGCACTGAACGGCCATACCGTGATCGTCCGGGCACTCCTCGCCAAGGGTGCGGATGTCAACGCAAGGACGAATGCCGGCGAGACGGCCTTAATGATGGCGGCATCCCGTGGCCATTCCCCTGTGGTCCGAGAATTGTTGCGACATGATGCGGAAATCAACGCGAAGACCGGGGAGAATGAAACGGCCTTGATGCTGGCTTCCCAATTCGGGCACGTTCGAGCGGTGCAAGCCTTGTTGAAAAAGTCCGACGTCGGCGTCGGATTCAGAAACAAGGAGGGGGATAACGCCTTGTCCCTCGCGGCGAGGGAAGGGCATAACGTCATCGTGCGGCTATTGGTTCAGCCTAGATAAAAAATTCCGGAAGAAGGAAAACCGGCGGGAGACGAACGGTAGGCAAGGCTCTGGGAGTCAAGTGGCCTGGGAACGGGAAAAACCGCTATATTTTGTACCGATGAATTTCGGTACACATGCCTGTGGTGGAAAATGGGTGGATAACTTTATACGGGAGGGCATTATGATTGGGTCTGAAGGGCCCGTATCGCGGATTTGATTAATTTCTAAGGGAAAAATGTGATTAAAATCCAGGCAATCTGCTCTTTTCCGACGGTCGATCCTATTTATATTTTAATTTTTATTGAAATTTCCACAGGATTTCCACAGATCGTGGGGAAAAAGCCGGTGGGCCTGGGGTTAAAGGTTAGTGGTTTGAGGTGACACCTTCAACCTTTCGCTTCCACCCTCTTATCCCCCAACCTCTAACGCTTCCCCTCTTACTCTTACTCTTACTCTCCCTCCCCCGATGGGAGGCCGTGCCCCCGCCTGCCGGACGGGCAGGTTGCCGACAGGCAGGGGATGAAGGGGAGGGGGTGTCGTTCCTGAACATCTTCTACCCCTCCTCACCTCCCCTTACAAAGGGGGGGAATTTTTTTGTTGTCCCTCTTCTGTAAGGAGGGACATAAGGGAGGTAGAAGGTTTTCCCCTCACGCCTCACCCCTCGCATCTCACGTATTTTAAAGGGATTGCCTCAAGCCTCCAACGGATTCCGGTTTGTCTGGTTTTTCATGTTTATTTTGTTTATTTTGTTTGTTTAGTTTTTTTGGTTTTTTTGGTTTGTCTCAAGGTGTCATTCCCGCGAAAGCAGGAATCCAGGACTTAATATTTTCCACGAACTGGATTCCTGCCTGCCGGCCGGCAGGCCCGATTGATTCATTCGGGAATGACAGCAAGGGATTATTCCCCTAACGCCTAACCCCTCACGCCTAACGGTTTTAAAAGGAGTCCTCATTCGACGCTAAATATTCTGCTCCATCAAGCCTGGCACCCATCCATGGCTGTTCAGTAAGGAGGTTAACATATCGGTTCCCGGCATTCCCGGCGATTTCGTCAGCGCTTCATCCAGAATTTTAAGAAGATCAAGGACCCTCATGACACGAAAATTGAGTTTCTCCGCATACTCGACAATCTCCGCAGGAATGGGTTGGTCCCTTTCTTTAAGGTCCGTACTTTCCATGAAGGTGTTTACAATGATGAATGCGGGGAAATCTTCTTTGAGACCGTTCCTGTCTCTGTTCAGATTGGCCTGACTGACCGCTGCCCGGTCAATATCGGCAGTCAAACCTCTCAGCTCGACAAGCATCCGCCGATCGGCTTGATCATCCAGGAGCCAGAAATTATCCTTGAATTCCGGTAAACGTTCGGTCTTTATCCCTAACCCCTTGGAAAAAATTTCCATAACGATTTCGAGAAGTTCTTCATCGCTATCCACCAGGGCCAATTTGTACCGGTCATATTCGGTCAACTTCCCGTCAATTTCGCTTATTTCTTTCTCCAATGTTTCACGCTGTTTAATCAAGGTTTCAACCTGTCCCCTTAAAATTCGCTCAGGGCCTAATTTAAAATCCGCCATCCAGGCGGGCACCTCCGAGCATAATTTTTCTTTGAACGATTGGATCGCTTCCGTCAGCGTCCTGAAAAATTCATGCACACTTTCTTGTCCATTTCCAGCGAAGTGACAGGGTAAAGAGATCACACGGCCGCTCAGGGAAAAACCGACGATTCCTCCCGCTTCCGTTTGGGCGATGACATCCGGCGGCTCAGGGACCTCAAAAACGATGCGCGCAACACCGTATTTGGAGATATATTTGCTAAATAGCTGACGTTTCACCCTCAAGTGAACCAGATCGGCCTTGCTGGACGTCAGTTTTATTCCTTTTTCTTTGAGAATGCGGACGGCAAAG
This genomic window contains:
- a CDS encoding ankyrin repeat domain-containing protein, producing the protein MEKFTKALSLFGIGWGMVFSVGMGDVSAQGLHVRVDPADISPRTTLMDAGWNGRYAEVQDLVKKSDGYVNIQDPNGRTPLMAASINGHVSVAEVLLASGANVNIKDKNGEMALMHAALNGHTVIVRALLAKGADVNARTNAGETALMMAASRGHSPVVRELLRHDAEINAKTGENETALMLASQFGHVRAVQALLKKSDVGVGFRNKEGDNALSLAAREGHNVIVRLLVQPR